The Syngnathus scovelli strain Florida chromosome 18, RoL_Ssco_1.2, whole genome shotgun sequence genome contains a region encoding:
- the kbtbd2 gene encoding kelch repeat and BTB domain-containing protein 2 isoform X2, translated as MSGLGERRPVNADYAVSLLEQLKFFYEQKLLTDVVLLVDDTEFPCHKMVLAACSSYFRAMFMGSLSESKQTHVHLRNVDATTLQIIITYAYTGHLAISDSTVEPLYETACFLQVEDALLQCRDYLVKKINPENCVRMLSIGDLFSCTELKQCAKRMVEHKFPTVYRQDAFLQLSHELLLDVLSSDNLNVEKEETVREAAMLWLEYNMEARSQHLSSVLSQIRIDALSEVTQRAWFQGLPPNDKSVVVQGLYKSMPKFFKPRLGMTKEEMLIFMEALSETPGVSVMMSSVPAAMVCYSPQAEKVYKLRNPPRNLQKVGTLVTPDNDVFIAGGEVVLENAFNRGGGLQVDSFFWLDAQQNAWVPKTPMLCARLKPSLVYCDGYIYAVGGDNVSGELNRRTVERYDREKDEWSMVSPLPLAWSWSTCVAAHDCIYVLTLDLMYCYLPRADAWVEMAVRKTSRCYASAAAFGDLIFYLGGLHVVGGSGSGARLPPGAHDGSSLAVEIYDVNKNEWRQAANIPAKRYSDPCVRAVVLLGGLCVFMRETHMHERPRQALPVLPGGVPMEAAHLPLLLRRQRGFRRRR; from the exons ATGTCGGGTCTGGGCGAGCGCCGGCCGGTCAATGCGGACTATGCCGTCTCCCTGCTGGAGCAGCTCAAGTTCTTCTACGAGCAGAAACTGCTGACGGACGTGGTGCTGCTTGTGGACGACACTGAGTTCCcgtgccacaagatggtgctGGCCGCGTGCAGCTCCTACTTCAG GGCGATGTTCATGGGCAGTCTGAGCGAGAGCAAGCAGACGCACGTCCACCTGAGGAACGTGGACGCCACCACGCTGCAGATCATCATCACGTACGCGTACACGGGCCACCTGGCCATCAGCGACAGCACCGTGGAGCCGCTCTACGAGACCGCCTGCTTCCTACAG GTGGAGGACGCCCTGCTGCAGTGTCGCGACTACCTGGTAAAGAAGATCAACCCCGAGAACTGCGTGCGTATGCTGAGCATCGGCGACTTGTTCAGCTGCACTGAGTTGAAGCAGTGCGCCAAGCGCATGGTGGAGCACAAGTTCCCCACCGTGTACCGGCAGGACGCCTTCCTGCAGCTGTCGCATGAGCTGCTGCTGGACGTGCTGAGCAGCGACAACCTCAACGTGGAGAAGGAGGAGACGGTACGCGAGGCGGCCATGCTGTGGTTGGAGTACAACATGGAGGCGCGCTCGCAGCACCTGTCGTCGGTGCTCAGCCAAATCCGCATCGACGCGCTCTCCGAGGTGACCCAGCGGGCCTGGTTCCAGGGCCTGCCGCCCAATGACAAGTCTGTGGTAGTGCAGGGCCTCTATAAGTCCATGCCCAAGTTCTTCAAGCCGCGCCTGGGCATGACCAAGGAGGAGATGCTCATCTTCATGGAGGCGCTGTCAGAGACGCCGGGCGTGAGCGTGATGATGTCGTCGGTGCCCGCCGCCATGGTGTGCTACAGCCCGCAGGCCGAGAAGGTCTACAAGCTGCGCAACCCGCCGCGCAACCTGCAGAAGGTGGGCACGCTAGTCACGCCTGACAACGACGTCTTCATCGCCGGCGGCGAGGTGGTGTTGGAGAATGCCTTCAACCGCGGCGGTGGCCTGCAGGTGGACAGCTTCTTCTGGCTGGACGCCCAGCAGAACGCCTGGGTGCCCAAGACGCCCATGCTGTGCGCCCGCCTCAAGCCCTCGCTGGTCTACTGCGACGGCTACATCTACGCCGTGGGCGGCGACAATGTGAGCGGCGAGCTCAACCGGCGCACAGTGGAGCGCTACGACCGCGAGAAGGACGAGTGGAGCATGGTGAGCCCGCTGCCGCTGGCCTGGAGCTGGAGCACCTGCGTGGCAGCGCATGACTGCATCTACGTGCTCACCCTCGACCTCATGTACTGCTACCTGCCGCGCGCCGACGCCTGGGTGGAGATGGCCGTGCGTAAGACCAGCCGCTGCTACGCCTCGGCCGCCGCCTTCGGGGACCTCATCTTCTACCTGGGTGGCCTGCACGTGGTGGGCGGCTCGGGCAGTGGCGCCCGCCTACCGCCGGGCGCCCATGACGGCTCCTCGCTGGCCGTGGAGATCTACGACGTCAATAAGAACGAGTGGCGCCAGGCCGCCAACATCCCGGCCAAGCGCTACTCGGACCCGTGCGTGCGCGCCGTGGTGCTGCTGGGCGGCCTTTGTGTCTTCATGCGCGAGACCCACATGCACGAGCGGCCCAG GCAAGCTTTACCCGTCCTGCCTGGAGGAGTCCCCATGGAAGCCGCCCACCTACCTCTTCTCCTCCGACGGCAGCGAGGATTTCGACGTAGACGGTGA
- the kbtbd2 gene encoding kelch repeat and BTB domain-containing protein 2 isoform X1, with amino-acid sequence MSGLGERRPVNADYAVSLLEQLKFFYEQKLLTDVVLLVDDTEFPCHKMVLAACSSYFRAMFMGSLSESKQTHVHLRNVDATTLQIIITYAYTGHLAISDSTVEPLYETACFLQVEDALLQCRDYLVKKINPENCVRMLSIGDLFSCTELKQCAKRMVEHKFPTVYRQDAFLQLSHELLLDVLSSDNLNVEKEETVREAAMLWLEYNMEARSQHLSSVLSQIRIDALSEVTQRAWFQGLPPNDKSVVVQGLYKSMPKFFKPRLGMTKEEMLIFMEALSETPGVSVMMSSVPAAMVCYSPQAEKVYKLRNPPRNLQKVGTLVTPDNDVFIAGGEVVLENAFNRGGGLQVDSFFWLDAQQNAWVPKTPMLCARLKPSLVYCDGYIYAVGGDNVSGELNRRTVERYDREKDEWSMVSPLPLAWSWSTCVAAHDCIYVLTLDLMYCYLPRADAWVEMAVRKTSRCYASAAAFGDLIFYLGGLHVVGGSGSGARLPPGAHDGSSLAVEIYDVNKNEWRQAANIPAKRYSDPCVRAVVLLGGLCVFMRETHMHERPRYAIYQYDVELDRWYLRQPVSERVLWELGDNFYCAVGKLYPSCLEESPWKPPTYLFSSDGSEDFDVDGELVSLPLV; translated from the exons ATGTCGGGTCTGGGCGAGCGCCGGCCGGTCAATGCGGACTATGCCGTCTCCCTGCTGGAGCAGCTCAAGTTCTTCTACGAGCAGAAACTGCTGACGGACGTGGTGCTGCTTGTGGACGACACTGAGTTCCcgtgccacaagatggtgctGGCCGCGTGCAGCTCCTACTTCAG GGCGATGTTCATGGGCAGTCTGAGCGAGAGCAAGCAGACGCACGTCCACCTGAGGAACGTGGACGCCACCACGCTGCAGATCATCATCACGTACGCGTACACGGGCCACCTGGCCATCAGCGACAGCACCGTGGAGCCGCTCTACGAGACCGCCTGCTTCCTACAG GTGGAGGACGCCCTGCTGCAGTGTCGCGACTACCTGGTAAAGAAGATCAACCCCGAGAACTGCGTGCGTATGCTGAGCATCGGCGACTTGTTCAGCTGCACTGAGTTGAAGCAGTGCGCCAAGCGCATGGTGGAGCACAAGTTCCCCACCGTGTACCGGCAGGACGCCTTCCTGCAGCTGTCGCATGAGCTGCTGCTGGACGTGCTGAGCAGCGACAACCTCAACGTGGAGAAGGAGGAGACGGTACGCGAGGCGGCCATGCTGTGGTTGGAGTACAACATGGAGGCGCGCTCGCAGCACCTGTCGTCGGTGCTCAGCCAAATCCGCATCGACGCGCTCTCCGAGGTGACCCAGCGGGCCTGGTTCCAGGGCCTGCCGCCCAATGACAAGTCTGTGGTAGTGCAGGGCCTCTATAAGTCCATGCCCAAGTTCTTCAAGCCGCGCCTGGGCATGACCAAGGAGGAGATGCTCATCTTCATGGAGGCGCTGTCAGAGACGCCGGGCGTGAGCGTGATGATGTCGTCGGTGCCCGCCGCCATGGTGTGCTACAGCCCGCAGGCCGAGAAGGTCTACAAGCTGCGCAACCCGCCGCGCAACCTGCAGAAGGTGGGCACGCTAGTCACGCCTGACAACGACGTCTTCATCGCCGGCGGCGAGGTGGTGTTGGAGAATGCCTTCAACCGCGGCGGTGGCCTGCAGGTGGACAGCTTCTTCTGGCTGGACGCCCAGCAGAACGCCTGGGTGCCCAAGACGCCCATGCTGTGCGCCCGCCTCAAGCCCTCGCTGGTCTACTGCGACGGCTACATCTACGCCGTGGGCGGCGACAATGTGAGCGGCGAGCTCAACCGGCGCACAGTGGAGCGCTACGACCGCGAGAAGGACGAGTGGAGCATGGTGAGCCCGCTGCCGCTGGCCTGGAGCTGGAGCACCTGCGTGGCAGCGCATGACTGCATCTACGTGCTCACCCTCGACCTCATGTACTGCTACCTGCCGCGCGCCGACGCCTGGGTGGAGATGGCCGTGCGTAAGACCAGCCGCTGCTACGCCTCGGCCGCCGCCTTCGGGGACCTCATCTTCTACCTGGGTGGCCTGCACGTGGTGGGCGGCTCGGGCAGTGGCGCCCGCCTACCGCCGGGCGCCCATGACGGCTCCTCGCTGGCCGTGGAGATCTACGACGTCAATAAGAACGAGTGGCGCCAGGCCGCCAACATCCCGGCCAAGCGCTACTCGGACCCGTGCGTGCGCGCCGTGGTGCTGCTGGGCGGCCTTTGTGTCTTCATGCGCGAGACCCACATGCACGAGCGGCCCAGGTACGCCATTTACCAGTACGACGTAGAGCTAGACCGCTGGTACCTGCGGCAGCCCGTGTCAGAGCGCGTCCTCTGGGAGCTGGGTGACAACTTCTATTGCGCCGTAGGCAAGCTTTACCCGTCCTGCCTGGAGGAGTCCCCATGGAAGCCGCCCACCTACCTCTTCTCCTCCGACGGCAGCGAGGATTTCGACGTAGACGGTGAGCTGGTATCGCTCCCCCTCGTATAG